Sequence from the Miscanthus floridulus cultivar M001 chromosome 16, ASM1932011v1, whole genome shotgun sequence genome:
catctttttagctattttgctcttggccaggatgctcaggcgtcttttcagccattttgctttttattttgggtgttagcttgttagctaccctcatcggtgggctcaagcatctttttagctattttgctctcagctgggatgctcaggcgtcttttcaaccattttgctttctagaaacaactcagggaaagccatgatgagacatatgtttgtcaagaaagaatcatctttattgattatTAATATTGATATGTCATaatgatacatatgtttttggtgggtgctatctttgttgatcatgaacgttgatctctcgtgtcttgtatacatattttcccttgagttgttttcatgcatagaatcttcatagctgactgatgtgccatgtattgttgacttcttttccgtctttagttatgagcttgtatgtgcccggtccgatgactttttttacaataaaaggaccttcccatggactgagtagtttgtggcgtccatcggttttttgtattcttcttagtactaggtctccgacttgtaatgattgagactgggtattcttgttgtagtggcgccttagtccttggaggtatcttgctgattgcagggtagcatTTATTCTAACTTCTtttgtactatcgagttctaatcttctggtgtgttcagcttctccttcgtcatactgttctatccttagtgatgtctagatcaagtcggcaggtagtacggcttctgatccgtaaactaggaagaaaggcgagtatccggtggctctgcttatttgagttcatagcccccatactactttaggtaattcttcaatccatttggatccatagtctgCTAGCTCTTCATATAGTCTTAGTTTCAATCCAGTGAGTATGactccattagccctttctacctgtccattggcttctggatgtgcgactgatgcataatctatgctaaagccacaatcctgtgcccaacttttgaattctgtagctgtgaagggagaacctaaGTCTAtgatgattcaattgggcatgccgaagcggtgcataatgtcttggatgaactcgactgctttggttgcgctgtattttgtgagtggtttgtattcgatccacttggtgaacttgtcaattgctacaaagatgtactcaaaactgccctttgctttcttgagaggtcctacttgatccagcccccggcaggagaaaggccaagagggtgggatgcagatgatgttgtgggctggcacatgagcctatcttgcgaacatctgacaacttttgcatcttctgacgagttcttctacgtctttcaaagcggttggccagtagaaaccagtgtgaaatgctttgccaactagtgttcttgaagcggcatgatttccacagcaacctgagtgtattttgtctaggatttgtttgtcttcttcaaatgagacgcattttaggagtactcttgATGaagcggctcttctgtatagcttgtctcctactaggacataattcttgcttctgcgaatgaCTCATGTGGCTTCCtgtttttctgctggcaacttattctctttgatgtaatcaataaaaacctgggtccatgaagtggtgattaccaagatctgggtgcctttggctaagatttgaggggttatttcaccgggttgtttgatagagggggctgataactcctctatgaacacACCAGGTGGGACCTctaccctgtctgatccaagcttggcaaggacatctgctgcaatgttggaatcccgcgGGACATTTAGAATTtttaatccttggaaatgttttttgagtttttggatttcagcacagtaagcacccatgttttctttggtgcaatcccaatctttgttgacttggttgatgactactaccgaattaccgtatacgagtaatcacttgattccgagggtaattgccactcgtagcccatggatgagagcatcgtattctgcttcattgttggtagcttgccataatatctgaaggacatacttgagttgttttccgtctggagaaatgaggaggacgcctgcaccggctccgcctagcttgagtgatccatcaaagtacatcttccaatgatcaagaatggtgcttgacacgggttgttgaatttctgtccattcggcaacaaaatcagcaagggcttgagatttaattgctttctgcGAGGTGAAAtcaatgttgagagcaccgagttcaaccgcccacttggatatgcgccctgttgcttctttgttgtgtaagatgtctcctagtgggaaatctgtcaccacggtaatcttgtggctttcaaaatagtgacgaagcttgcatgaagtgatcagtggggcgtagagtagtttttgcacatgtgggtaccagattttttattctgacagtacttcgctgatgtagtatactgggcattgtactttatacatgcgcccttcttcttctctttccactactatcgccgtgctgactatagtagaagttgccgcaatgtatagcatcatgtctttatctttctttggaggtgtgaggactagtgaggatgtgaggtatgccttaagtttcttgaaagcttcattggcttcttctgtccactcgaacttgcctgtcttctttagtagtttaaagaaaggtaatcctttttcgctgagtcttgaaatgaaatgattgagtgccaccatgcagcctattagtttttgtacatctttgacacttcgaggagggcccatctctattatggctcgaatttgcttggcgcttgcttcgattccacgatgactgaccaagaatccgagtagttgtcctgaaggaactccgaatacacacttgtttgggttcaatttccacctccaccttttcagattctcgaaggtttgttttaagtcttcaattagtgcatccgggttctttgtttttacaaccacgtcatccacgtatgcttctacgttttcaccgatctgatcaccaaggcatgtttggatagctctttggtaagtggctccagcattcttgattccaaacgacatggtcttgtagcagtaggcgccgaacggagtgatgaaagatgtcttgctttggtcctattcttttaatgcgatctggtgatatccggaatagcagtccagaaaggataataggaCAGATCctactattgaatcaactatttgatcaatgcatggtagcccgaacagatcttttgggcagtgtttgttgagatctatgtagtctacgcacatgcaccactcgtccatattctttttctgtactagaactgggtttgctagccaatctagatgaaggatttctctgatgaatctggctgccattagttttgtaatttcctttttaattgctgccttcttatcGGGAGAGAATAGTCGTAGTCGTtgtttcacaggcttggagccttcattgatatcaattctgtgctcagccaactctcttgggacccctagcatgtTGGCTGGCTTCCaagtgaagatatctttgttgtcccgaaaaaagttggtgagcacgagttcctattttgctgataggtgtgcactgatggttgttgtttttgagggatcatcggtgcccaggtcgatttgcttgacgccggcttcttttggtggtgctaggatgcttggcttTTTAGCTAGTATATCTAGTTCTTCTTCGCttatttctgcggcaatagtggctatttcttttcttccatcgtttgtctgtgctcttgctgcaatttgaatagcctaaacatcacagtcaaatgcgcgctttaaatcactctgaagagaaagaacaccgttaggccctagtatcttaagcaataggtacggataatgcggtattgccatgaattttgctagtgtcgGGCGCCTAAGGAtcgcatgatatgatgaatcgaagtctgcgacttcaaacttgaagaactctgtacggtagttcaagggagttccaaaggtaatcggtagagtgatttgtccaagtggcattgctgccttgccgtgtactatgccataaaaaggtgtgcttgttggtttgatcatcctggcgagttgtagtcccatcttccttagagtttctaaaaaatgatgttgagtctggctcctccatcgattagtactttcgtaatagTCATACcgacaatggttggatctagaaccaatgggtaatggcctacgtttcctatgctagtccattggtcttctcttgaaaattggattggacactctaaccaattgagatatcttggtgtagcaggttctgctgccatgatggttcgtaacgctagtttttcttgatgtttgcttctggaatctggaaccccagcaaagattactgccactgtccctctggatttttggaatcccttgtcttcaaggttgtctccttctttcttctgattgtcttctttattgtttcccttgctatcttttctagtgtatctttcgttgaaggtgtagcagtttctgatggtgtgctttccattggggtgcaaggggcaacgtatgttctcaatatcgtcatatcttctaggcttggtaaatttctttgatttgtcagccattactactgtgttgtctggaccatgctttctctcctgatgtctgttgtttcgaggaatttgcttgtccgggttgtctctgttgtttctatctaggaatctttcttgtgtcttctcctctgcagtaatcatcttttccactgttcttctaaattcttcattgtttcttgggttttctttgtagaagtcttgaaattgccacctagccatgatttcgtgagagaaggctttgattacttctcgttgtgtgatgtcatgtacttgagctcatagttcaccaaatcatcgatagtaatttctaagactttcacctccttcttgcgtgagtccttttaactctgcatgggtgattggatgtgtaataattcccataaaattttcatagaaagctctttgcaagtcttcccaatttctaattgatcctggattcaatttgtcaaaccattgaaatggcatggtttctagggccatgggaaagaacaaggttttgatgtcatcgtctcttctggccaattcaatcgattgtgagtaaatcctgagccattgctttggtttggtcttgccatcatacttggagtggttggatggcttgaacttgtgaggtagtcatattgaagcaagtctgtttgcaaaataggggaatctatcgtgcgttctggcttccgtatattctgattctgcgcccccttcttgccaactgtcgtcttggtgagagtagttctgcgtggctgtccgaggaggtgctctgcttctggcctttcttggttgctcgactcggttgttttgactgtgatttcttcggctctctccgttgtgacttccacttggtctaagtctttcaaaagcggacttcctttgattttgatctttctattcatgagatgttgcccttccgtcgTTTGTCCTAAAGACTATTGATCAGAGAAAGTCTCGGAGCTGTTCttatttttcattgggatatgaggtcgccctgagttcttctaatgcttctcggatcttatcgtagggtgtatttgctgctcatccttctttgacctctcgtTAAGATTtttttctattgtactcggctaggtctgattcatatttgatccaagtgtcctttcgctgcttagcacggcgttgacgtccttgtttcaatttgttctttctttctctcgcttgcctctgactctcagtctcaccatcgtgcccctagacaaatggtgatatgttggattcagattcatctgaagacctcatGTCAGGtacttctggggggatcaatggtgatcgaggaaggcgaatcatgaatacttctctagcatgaGTTGTTCTGCCATCGTCGTTGATTTTCGTACTGCTAGAGctattgataactttagtagaggtttcaaggtcatagatcaaatctccttcttggtagggtagagtttttgtcgtcgtatcgtcgactagttgggtgttgtcatcctcaggaacggtacctggccagtgaacgatgcagtcttgagatgttatagttagaacgagaccttcctgggctcccttcagtggcattctgaGCACCGGATAGAGGAATCCTTCAGGCCATGTCTGATTAGATGTCGctatgttgtggagtccgaatggaAGAGGACCCAACTTCTTTGAAGATTCTGAGTGTATTccaagtagtattcttgataggttaaCGTCGTGTtctggagctttgtcagaaaataactcggttttccgaaagaactcagaTAAGACTTCGTCttggaagcggaacttgagttcgaatcggatgcgtgaagtcgcggaatccgagttggattggaaattgcgagctacgcgaatcttccggcaagctgatctgttGTTGTCGTCAAAATGAAAAAGTCTTGATGATGATCCTAATCTTcaaggagatggccttggagcttgctgTCATCACCTGcttcgtagatccatgaaccaaagatgaaggtagatcccatcgagaagatcatgttgtcgaggtccgtcgagctctcggatgcaaattcgccaaaatcccctacctagcgtgccagctgtcgatgtttgaccaccgatagcctaccacgggggtacccatgGTAGTATGTTTGTGCTTTagtgtatgcagaactcaacggttaatgcaagagacaatcgatttatcctggtttgggccctcgatcgtagatggagtaatagccctacgtccagtcggcgttagcctttgcgttggattaattgtaaagtgttgtgttgtacaattgttgtctgaactccccatctaaggagccctgccctcctttatatagtcaggaggccaaagtcctagttggtttacaatgagagttcctagtaggattacagaataatacaaCTACTAatattacaggggaagaatcccagttaggctagttcttctccctttcttgcggggtatcccgtgggtcccgtaccgacaactacttatacctttgccttgagcctttcatttttctctttcttcttttccaagtccaagcatttgatcatcaccatgccatcatcatcatcatgtcatgatcttcatttgcttcaccacatggagtagtgctacctatctcataatcactttgataaactaggttatcacttagggtttcatcaattcaccaaaactaaactagagctttcatctggGCTGTAACGTGGTGAATGCTACTCATTGTTGTCCACACAGAGTCTTGTCGACATGGCGAGCAAAACTCAGCCGCACCATGTCCTATATGTTCATATCCTTCTTAGAGAAGTACAGCAGCACCGACATCAGCAAGCTATTCGAGCTGACCACCACCATGGCCAAGCTTGTGGGCCGATTCTCGACATATACTATTGTGCCTCTTAGACGACTCAATATGAAACCCCACGCTGACATGGTCGACCGCCATTCCATTCGCTACAAGATAGGAGCTGGCAAAAGAAGGGTTCAATGAGCTCATGCTCGGCGAGGTCAGGTCCGATGGCAGCAAGGGCATTAGCACCATCATTACCATCTCTAAGGACCGCGTTAATCCATCGCTGATGTCTAACATGTGGAAACTCAAGGGGGCCTTCAATGTCAGTTTAAGCCATGCAGTGTAAATAGGATAGGGATGCATGTTTACATTATGTTTCTGCATGCGCACGAGCACTGTCTTGTGCTGGCCGTGCGTGTAGGAGGTAGTGGAGCGAGAATAGCTTGCACAAGCATCTGGGTGATTGGTTCTAGGCGCATGCCGTGGACATGGGGATGGACGCGTCATGTAGCGCGGTGTGCGGCCAGCCACCGAaagctctacttcttgtaatgcaTAATAAAAGGAGAATACAAGGTCAGAAAATGTTGCAGTCTTTGGGCAGCACCAAATCGCTTGTGTTAGTGTGCTTCTTCTCTGGCATGTGTTCCTAGCACCGTACATCATCGCTCGGGGCCTAACAAGTGGCATCAGAGCTAGTGTTCGAGAGACCTACGGTCACCATGACGCGTGgtcgctcgccgaagaagagtgacggctccagcagtTCTGGCGCCAAGTCACCGCCGCCGCATTCGCCGCCCCTGAGCCGATCTCCACCGCGTCGTTCGCGCACACGTCGTCTGTGGGAGGTGGTGGTCGAGCGCATCATCGGGGAAGGAGGTGGCTCCGACAACTGGCCACAGCTATCGAAGACAAACTACAACTCGTGGTCACTGCGCATGAAGCTAAAGATGCAAGCACGCCACATATGGGATGTCGTGGAGTTCGACGACGTGGACTACGATGATGATCGTAGCGCGCTCGACGCCATCTGCAGCACCGTCCTGGAGGAGTTGGTGCCGGCGCTAGCGACCAAGGAGACCTGGGAGGCCATCCGGACTCTCCGCATCGGCAACGACCAGGTGCGGAAGGCAATGGCACAGAACCTCCGCGCCGAGTACGAGTCGATCGCCCTACGCGACGGAGAGGCAATCGAGGACTTCACGCTTCATCTGACTGGCATTGTCCAGTGGCTGGCAACTCTAGGCGACCCTGAGCCAGACAACAAGGTCATGGCGAAGTACCTGCGAGTCGCGCGATCGAGGTATAAGCAGCTGGTCATTTCAATTGAAACGTTACTTGATATCTCCCAACTGTCCATCGAGGAAGTCACCGGCCAGCTGAAGGCAGCGGACGACGTCGAGCCCACGCCGCCTCAAGCCGCTGGTGGTAAGCTGCTGCTCACCGAGGAGCagtggttggagagatacaagaaGCAGGACACGGGACATGGTGGTTCCAGCTCTGGCGGTCGCGGCAAGGGACGCGGTCGTGGCAAGCCTTAGGACCACGGTGGCGGAA
This genomic interval carries:
- the LOC136511013 gene encoding uncharacterized protein — encoded protein: MTRGRSPKKSDGSSSSGAKSPPPHSPPLSRSPPRRSRTRRLWEVVVERIIGEGGGSDNWPQLSKTNYNSWSLRMKLKMQARHIWDVVEFDDVDYDDDRSALDAICSTVLEELVPALATKETWEAIRTLRIGNDQVRKAMAQNLRAEYESIALRDGEAIEDFTLHLTGIVQWLATLGDPEPDNKVMAKYLRVARSRYKQLVISIETLLDISQLSIEEVTGQLKAADDVEPTPPQAAGGKLLLTEEQWLERYKKQDTGHGGSSSGGRGKGRGRGKP